The Methylomicrobium lacus LW14 genome window below encodes:
- a CDS encoding tyrosine-type recombinase/integrase, producing the protein MTKTTAPHPVSFSALVQQFFTEYLVNQRAMSPRTIASYRDAMLLFLDFTRHHLGKMPTALNLADITPDLILAFLDHLEQHRHNAVRSRNLRLTALRAFLKFAARRDVSSFFVIEQALGIPMKRFERPMLGFLSREEMLAILGQPGETWTSQRDHLLLTLLYNTGARVSEIIGVKVGDIVMGESACVHLRGKGRKQRSTPLWKSTIQEIRAWLKHNPTLSVDSPLLPNRDGQSMSRFNVTQRLNLAVAHAAQTMSSLSKRKISPHTIRHTTAMHLLQSGVAFNVIALWLGHESTTTTHRYVEADLAMKNKALARLQSPETKSCRYHPDDDTLMQFLQAL; encoded by the coding sequence ATGACTAAAACAACAGCACCCCATCCAGTCTCCTTCTCGGCTTTGGTCCAGCAGTTTTTTACCGAATATCTGGTCAATCAACGTGCCATGAGTCCGCGCACGATTGCCTCGTATCGGGATGCCATGTTGCTATTCCTGGATTTCACCCGCCATCACCTGGGTAAAATGCCGACGGCGCTGAATTTAGCGGATATAACGCCGGATTTGATCCTGGCCTTCTTGGACCATTTAGAGCAGCATCGCCACAACGCAGTGCGTAGCCGGAACTTGAGGCTGACCGCCTTACGTGCATTTTTGAAATTCGCCGCCCGACGCGATGTATCGTCATTTTTTGTCATCGAACAGGCGTTGGGTATCCCCATGAAGCGGTTCGAACGCCCCATGTTGGGTTTTCTGAGCCGCGAGGAGATGTTAGCAATCTTGGGCCAACCCGGTGAAACCTGGACATCCCAGCGTGACCATCTGTTGCTGACCCTACTTTACAACACCGGTGCTCGCGTTTCTGAAATCATTGGCGTCAAGGTCGGTGATATCGTCATGGGTGAATCGGCTTGTGTCCATCTGCGCGGCAAGGGCCGTAAGCAGCGTTCAACACCTTTATGGAAAAGCACGATCCAGGAAATTCGAGCTTGGTTAAAGCACAACCCAACGTTAAGCGTTGATTCACCACTGTTACCGAATCGAGATGGCCAGTCAATGTCGCGATTTAACGTCACGCAGCGACTCAATCTTGCAGTCGCGCATGCTGCCCAGACGATGAGCAGTCTTTCCAAACGAAAGATATCGCCACACACCATCCGTCATACCACGGCCATGCATCTACTCCAGTCGGGTGTGGCTTTTAACGTGATTGCCCTATGGCTGGGACATGAGAGCACGACCACTACCCATCGGTACGTAGAGGCCGACTTGGCGATGAAGAATAAAGCGCTGGCAAGGCTCCAATCACCGGAAACAAAAAGTTGCCGTTACCATCCTGATGACGATACATTGATGCAGTTTCTTCAGGCGCTGTAA
- a CDS encoding MBL fold metallo-hydrolase yields MSKSLHAVAALAAALAAAGCGTQQSQHLDLASAAAGSDAIKSIEFSGTGRWYQFGQAPNPGLPWPPFEVQNYSADIDYQTASAKVEISRKQIIEPGRQRPAPTLQKVDQYISGATAWNVTPPAANAPNPAPTIAAQPAAVEERAAEIWASPQGFFKAALQNHAQQQAVNGGTEVAFTSGGKYRYVGFINGQHQLEKVQTWIDNPVLGDTLVETRYSHYKDFGGIQFPGHITRSQGGHPVLDIDVAEVKVNPAVTIAIPQEAAKAPAVKVAVNKLADGVYYLTGGTHHSVAIDQKDHIVLVEAPQNEARSLALIAKLQEVIPNKPIKYLINTHAHFDHSGGLRTFVDAGATIVTPQPNQAYYQTVWAAPHTLNPDRLARSNKPAQFESVNGKHVLSDGKRTIEIHALAGNSHNDAFAAVYLPKEKILIEADAYTPTAANAPLPPSPNPYSVNLFDNIRNLNLDVERIAALHGPRIATLANLRAAIGLQTSSR; encoded by the coding sequence ATGTCCAAATCGTTACACGCGGTTGCCGCCCTGGCGGCGGCACTGGCTGCGGCCGGCTGCGGCACACAGCAGAGCCAACACCTCGATCTGGCCAGCGCAGCTGCCGGTTCAGATGCGATCAAATCGATCGAATTTTCCGGCACCGGCCGCTGGTACCAATTCGGCCAGGCGCCGAATCCCGGCTTGCCATGGCCGCCGTTCGAGGTCCAGAACTACAGCGCCGACATCGATTATCAGACCGCCAGCGCGAAGGTAGAGATCAGCCGCAAGCAAATCATCGAACCCGGCCGCCAGCGTCCGGCGCCGACCCTGCAAAAGGTCGATCAATACATCAGCGGCGCTACGGCTTGGAATGTGACGCCGCCCGCCGCGAATGCGCCCAATCCGGCGCCGACCATCGCCGCGCAACCGGCCGCCGTTGAAGAGCGCGCGGCCGAAATCTGGGCCAGTCCGCAAGGCTTTTTCAAGGCGGCGCTGCAAAACCACGCCCAGCAGCAGGCCGTCAACGGCGGCACCGAGGTCGCGTTCACTTCCGGCGGCAAATACCGCTATGTCGGTTTTATCAATGGCCAGCACCAACTGGAGAAAGTGCAAACCTGGATAGACAATCCGGTACTCGGCGATACCCTGGTCGAGACCCGTTACAGCCATTACAAGGATTTCGGCGGCATCCAGTTTCCGGGCCACATCACACGTAGCCAGGGCGGACACCCCGTGCTGGACATCGACGTGGCGGAAGTCAAGGTTAATCCGGCCGTCACTATCGCAATCCCTCAGGAAGCCGCCAAGGCCCCTGCCGTCAAGGTCGCCGTGAACAAGCTCGCGGACGGCGTGTACTACCTGACCGGAGGCACCCACCACAGCGTCGCGATCGACCAGAAAGACCACATCGTGCTGGTCGAAGCGCCGCAGAACGAGGCACGCTCGCTGGCGCTGATCGCCAAATTGCAGGAAGTGATTCCGAACAAGCCGATCAAATACCTGATCAATACCCATGCCCATTTCGACCATTCCGGAGGCCTCCGCACCTTCGTGGATGCAGGCGCTACGATCGTGACGCCACAACCGAATCAGGCTTATTACCAAACGGTGTGGGCCGCGCCTCATACGCTGAACCCCGATCGCCTGGCGAGATCGAACAAGCCGGCCCAGTTCGAAAGCGTTAACGGCAAGCATGTGCTTTCGGACGGGAAGCGCACCATCGAGATTCACGCATTAGCCGGCAACAGCCATAACGATGCTTTCGCGGCGGTCTATCTGCCTAAGGAAAAAATCCTGATCGAGGCCGACGCCTATACCCCGACCGCGGCAAATGCCCCCTTGCCGCCATCGCCGAATCCGTACTCGGTCAATCTCTTCGACAACATCCGCAACTTGAACCTGGATGTCGAACGGATCGCCGCCCTGCATGGTCCGCGCATCGCCACACTGGCCAATTTGCGCGCCGCGATCGGCCTGCAAACCAGTTCCAGATAG
- a CDS encoding TetR/AcrR family transcriptional regulator, protein MTDLKKKSERTRNRLLTAACRIFAEKGFQEATIAEICEQAQTNIASVNYHFRDKETLYLESWRFAFTHELTQHPPDGGIAGDAAPEQRLAGRIHSLIERVADHNGYSFAIMHKEMARPTRLLADILEKEIDPQRRQLFGLLRECLGHAADDRHLQYCHDSIMGQCFQLLRLKQIQHVRPQPDPPADLSDIKAYADHVVQFSLAGIEAIRTHTHN, encoded by the coding sequence ATGACTGATCTGAAAAAAAAATCGGAGCGCACGCGCAACCGACTCTTGACCGCCGCCTGCCGCATCTTTGCCGAGAAAGGCTTCCAGGAAGCGACGATCGCGGAAATCTGCGAACAGGCTCAAACCAACATCGCTTCGGTTAACTACCACTTCCGCGACAAGGAGACCCTGTATCTGGAATCCTGGCGTTTCGCCTTCACCCACGAATTGACGCAGCATCCGCCCGACGGCGGCATCGCCGGCGATGCCGCGCCTGAACAACGCCTGGCCGGACGGATACATTCGCTGATTGAACGCGTCGCCGATCACAACGGCTATTCGTTCGCGATCATGCATAAGGAAATGGCCCGCCCGACGCGTTTGCTCGCTGACATTCTGGAAAAGGAAATCGATCCGCAGCGCAGGCAGCTGTTCGGCCTCCTGCGGGAGTGTCTGGGCCATGCCGCCGACGACCGTCATTTGCAGTATTGCCATGACAGCATCATGGGCCAGTGCTTCCAATTATTGCGTTTGAAACAAATCCAGCACGTTCGCCCCCAACCTGATCCCCCTGCCGATTTGAGCGACATCAAGGCCTATGCCGACCATGTCGTGCAATTTTCACTGGCCGGCATCGAAGCCATTCGCACCCACACTCACAACTGA
- a CDS encoding MdtA/MuxA family multidrug efflux RND transporter periplasmic adaptor subunit, which yields MNALVEPTLSPPSSRLLRFIFPATLLTIALTAAGFYAGHSAESKAATPESGAGKPKRGGDGGAPAVAVETVTQADFPVYLNGLGTVTALRTVTVKPRVDGELVRVVFSEGQMVKQGDLLAEIDPRPFQVQLQQAEGQLLRDEALLKNAELDHTRYQTLLAQDSIAAQQVMAQETQVKQYRGSVEMDKAQVNNAKLQLSYARLTAPIAGRVGLRQIDQGNLVRAGDVNGLVVITQLQPINVVFTLPEDKVQSLIQRRSSNQPIPVEAYDRAGKARLAVGKLLALDNQIDPGTGTLKLKAQFDNSEGTLFANQFVNVKMLLDTLHDATQVSSAAIQYDSQGAFVYVVGPDAGVQQRRVSLGPSEADKVVVLSNLAAHETIVVQGFDRLRDGGLADIAEKDGQAVAATLLKPQAQPGKRERRS from the coding sequence ATGAATGCCCTCGTTGAGCCAACGTTATCGCCGCCAAGCAGCCGTTTGCTACGTTTTATTTTTCCCGCCACCCTGTTGACGATCGCGCTGACTGCCGCCGGCTTTTATGCCGGGCACAGCGCGGAGAGCAAGGCGGCAACACCCGAAAGCGGTGCAGGTAAGCCCAAGCGCGGCGGCGACGGCGGCGCGCCGGCGGTGGCGGTCGAGACCGTAACGCAAGCCGATTTTCCGGTGTATCTGAACGGTTTGGGTACGGTGACGGCCTTGCGCACGGTCACGGTCAAGCCCCGGGTCGACGGCGAACTGGTGCGCGTCGTCTTTAGCGAAGGCCAGATGGTCAAACAAGGCGATCTCTTGGCCGAAATCGATCCGCGTCCGTTTCAGGTGCAGTTGCAGCAAGCGGAAGGCCAGTTGCTGCGCGATGAAGCGTTGCTGAAAAACGCCGAACTCGATCACACGCGCTACCAGACGCTCTTGGCTCAGGACTCGATTGCCGCCCAACAGGTGATGGCCCAGGAAACCCAGGTCAAGCAATACCGCGGCAGCGTCGAAATGGACAAAGCTCAGGTCAACAATGCCAAGTTGCAGCTTAGTTACGCAAGACTGACCGCTCCGATCGCCGGGCGAGTGGGCCTCCGGCAAATCGATCAGGGTAATCTGGTCAGGGCCGGCGATGTGAACGGTCTGGTGGTGATTACGCAGCTACAGCCTATCAATGTGGTATTCACGCTGCCGGAAGACAAAGTGCAATCGCTAATTCAGCGTCGGTCTTCCAACCAACCGATCCCTGTCGAAGCCTATGACCGTGCCGGCAAGGCCCGGCTTGCCGTCGGCAAATTGCTGGCGCTCGACAATCAGATCGACCCTGGCACCGGCACCCTGAAGCTGAAGGCGCAATTCGACAATAGCGAAGGCACCCTGTTCGCCAATCAGTTCGTCAACGTCAAAATGCTGCTGGATACCCTGCATGACGCGACTCAGGTGTCCAGCGCCGCGATTCAATACGATAGCCAAGGCGCTTTCGTCTATGTGGTCGGCCCGGATGCCGGCGTGCAGCAACGCCGCGTCAGTTTGGGGCCGAGCGAAGCCGACAAGGTCGTGGTGTTGAGTAATCTGGCCGCCCATGAAACCATCGTGGTGCAAGGCTTCGATCGCTTACGCGACGGCGGCCTGGCCGATATCGCCGAAAAGGACGGCCAGGCGGTAGCCGCTACGCTGCTAAAACCACAAGCCCAGCCCGGCAAACGCGAGCGTCGTAGCTGA